A stretch of Chionomys nivalis chromosome 2, mChiNiv1.1, whole genome shotgun sequence DNA encodes these proteins:
- the LOC130869920 gene encoding CD177 antigen-like, which produces MAACSIQYLWLLFVLGFTPFSGALTCYKGVMLKLGTGFAKEAVEWSALSTKVCEPKELCQETLLLIDVGPRTLLLGSKGCSGRGAEDNSGISIYSSPPGMLVASYTRFCSSNLCNEASSSSVLLSSLPRPNVPPPGDLQCPVCVELSGSCFQNTNFVTCPQGTTRCYKGDLVLQGGGVSSTLSLQGCMSSPAKTLLGGSKTIGIFSTKELSEDENDQKPLDGGVSASSLAWVLGLGLFLALCL; this is translated from the exons ATGGCAGCCTGCAGCATCCAGTACTTATGGCTCCTCTTCGTGCTGGGCTTCACCCCCTTCTCAG GTGCTCTGACATGTTACAAGGGGGTCATGTTGAAGCTTGGCACTGGCTTTGCTAAGGAAGCTGTCGAGTGGTCTGCTCTGTCGACCAAAGTGTGTGAACCTAAGGAGTTATGTCAGGAGACGCTCCTCCTCATAGACGTAG GACCAAGGACACTCCTACTAGGGAGCAAAGGTTGCTCTGGGCGTGGGGCAGAGGACAACAGTGGTATCTCCATATACTCCAGCCCCCCTGGAATGCTGGTAGCTTCCTACACACGCTTCTGTTCCTCCAACCTGTGCAATGAAGCCAGCAGCAGCAGTGTCCTACTGAGCTCCCTCCCTCGTCCAA aTGTCCCTCCCCCTGGAGACCTGCAGTGTCCGGTGTGTGTAGAGTTGTCTGGATCCTGCTTTCAGAACACCAACTTTGTCACCTGCCCTCAGGGGACCACTCGCTGTTATAAAGGGGACCTTGTGCTCCAGGGAG gtggagtgtcttccACACTGAGCCTTCAGGGATGCATGTCCTCACCTGCCAAAACCTTACTGGGTGGCTCTAAAACAATCGGGATCTTCTCCACAAAAGAACTCTCTGAGGATGAAAATGATCAAAAGCCTCTGGATGGAGGTGTCTCGGCCTCTTCCCTGGCTTGGGTGTTAGGGCTGGGGCTCTTCTTAGCCCTTTGTTTGTAG